The Polyodon spathula isolate WHYD16114869_AA chromosome 13, ASM1765450v1, whole genome shotgun sequence genome includes a region encoding these proteins:
- the rrp12 gene encoding RRP12-like protein: MVKAGKLRSGTAQKLKRWKKGHSSDSNPETSRYRQAARSRFFSRPSARSDLTVDALKLHNDLQSGPLEHKESKDDTPLEVDEPALTERTSATFLSGLSDCSNLTFSKVQRYWESNSASHKEICAVLAAVTEVIRSQGGKETETEYFAALMTTLEVVESSESVGAVAYLLNLVLKRVPSPVLNLKFSDTSKVFMNIMSSQASSESPSALRWILSCLANLLRKQDGSVWSYPSTLQVYHGLLSFTVHSKPKVRKAAQHGVCSVLRGSDFMFGDSAPLYHPAAQSTAKFCIKEMEQAGGNKEDTTVLHVLGLLKELLPCFPHGAVKSCCETLLRVMTLSHVLVTAGAMQAFHKLFSAKPNSSTLPAELNAQIITALYDYLPSENDLQPLLAWLAVMEKAHTHLSSLQISLCLGHLPRFFTAAMTCFLSPHVQVVSTAAQTLKTLLKECVAPCVAEIGSITSTAPAGNAAYICKVFRLIEEGLTYRYYSSWPFVMQVLSCFYQVAGKEAHPIMVKSLQSLCDLRLTPQFPFSGELDQTVGSAVESMGPEIVLRAVPLQIDGNEDDLEFPRSWLIPVIRDRVKNTELGFFTTYLLPLATTLKNKADELSQAGRNLESKVYMTLHLQIWSMLPGFCTQPTDLATSFKGIARVLGMVISDRPDLRLTVCHAIRTLINKSSKKEEDHAEVARFAKNFLPILFNVYTQQPAVVDSAALRMPVLDTIKVYLTITDQEMVCTFLQKATEKLCSLESSGFTRLAVMDLIMAMAPCVDESTMTKTFELVKPYLASKESGLQKKAYRILEEMCGGEREPCRQFVLTNLEELKQTLLGSLKSASSPAKRPRLKCLIHIVKHLSPEHTGFITAVLPEVMICTNEVAVGARRNAYTLLVEIGRAFIRFCGSQKEAVLQYLELIYAGFTGSVTMISCTVLALTRLVYEFKDSLERSVIEPLLRNVCLLLSSRTREVVKTALSFIKVILFIMDVKMLASHMPLLMEGIGNIKEDMRRHFRTKLKNIFTKFIRKFGFELVKNMLPEEYHKVLVNIRKVEARNKQRKILKHDADSESENEEDMSKPKGDSIEDILADSEDEDEEEKKGRGRKKQPGQKGRAWLKEGEGDEPLNFLDPMVSQRVLATNPDVKKNTKVRHDFKLTSDGRLIIREEADDDEKSKGAKEEMEDILEEAGVKSRNQKRKFKEGNLDEDMEMDPQFQYKAGGSGIHRPLSKKGDSGGQYKAKSGKGDIKKKGQHDPYAYIPLKKAQLNRRKKAKLQGQFKGLVRGAQKGARTGRKMQRKRRNV; this comes from the exons ATGGTGAAAGCTGGGAAGCTACGTTCTGGTACAGCACAGAAGCTAAAACGCTGGAAAAAGGGACACAGCAGCGACTCTAACCCGGAGACAAGCCGCTACAGACAGGCAGCGAGAAGCCGGTTCTTCAGTCGCCCCTCAG CGAGAAGTGACCTGACAGTTGACGCCCTTAAGCTCCACAATGACCTGCAGTCCGGTCCCCTGGAGCACAAGGAGTCTAAAGATGACACTCCCTTGGAGGTGGATGAGCCAGCACTCACCGAGCGAACCTCGGCCACCTTCCTGAGTGGCCTGTCTGACTGCTCGAACCTGACCTTCAGCAAAGTGCAGCGCTATTGGGAGTCCAACTCTGCATCTCACAAGGAG atTTGTGCAGTGCTAGCTGCTGTAACAGAAGTGATTCGATCCCAAGGTGGAAAGGAGACAGAGACTGAATATTTTGCTGCTTTG ATGACCACGCTAGAAGTTGTGGAATCCAGTGAATCAGTGGGTGCCGTGGCTTACCTTCTCAACCTCGTGCTAAAGCG AGTTCCCAGCCCAGTTTTAAACCTGAAGTTTTCAGACACATCAAAGGTCTTCATGAACATCATGTCCTCTCAAGCCAGTTCAGAATCCCCCTCTGCCCTGCGCTGG ATCCTCTCCTGCTTGGCAAATCTGCTTCGGAAACAGGACGGGTCTGTATGGAGCTACCCATCAACACTTCAGGTTTACCATGGACTGCTGAGTTTCACTGTTCACTCCAAACCCAAG GTCCGTAAGGCGGCCCAGCATGGCGTGTGTTCTGTCCTGAGGGGCAGTGACTTCATGTTTGGAGACTCTGCTCCTTTATACCATCCTGCTGCTCAGTCAACGGCCAAATTCTGCATTAAGGAGATGGAACAAGCTGGTG gCAATAAAGAGGACACCACAGTCCTACACGTCCTGGGGCTCCTGAAGGAACTGCTGCCATGCTTCCCACATGGTGCTGTCAAGTCCTGCTGCGAGACGTTGCTCCGGGTTATGACACTCAGTCATGTG CTTGTGACAGCAGGTGCCATGCAGGCTTTCCATAAGCTATTCAGTGCCAAACCAAACTCCTCCACATTGCCTGCAGAACTCAATGCACAGATAATTACG gctCTGTATGATTACCTTCCCAGTGAAAATGACCTGCAGCCACTGCTGGCGTGGCTGGCTGTAATGGAAAAAGCACACACTCACCTGTCCAG TCTGCAGATTTCGCTCTGTTTGGGTCACTTGCCCCGTTTCTTCACCGCTGCCATGACTTGCTTTTTGTCTCCGCATGTGCAAGTCGTTTCCACGGCAGCACAGACATTAAAG ACTTTACTGAAGGAGTGTGTTGCTCCGTGCGTGGCAGAGATCGGGTCAATCACATCGACTGCTCCCGCAGGCAATGCTGCTTACATCTGTAAAGTATTTCG ACTGATAGAAGAGGGTCTCACGTATCGATACTATTCCTCCTGGCCCTTTGTAATGCAAGTTCTCAGCTGCTTCTACCAGGTGGCAGGGAAGGAGGCGCACCCCATCATGGTAAAG AGTTTGCAGTCCTTGTGTGACCTGCGCTTGACGCCTCAGTTCCCTTTCTCAGGTGAGCTGGATCAGACTGTGGGGTCTGCAGTAGAGAGCATGGGCCCTGAAATCGTCCTGAGAGCCGTACCTCTACAGATCGACGGCAATGA aGATGATCTTGAATTTCCAAGGAGTTGGCTGATACCTGTGATCCGGGATCGTGTTAAAAACACAGAGCTAGGATTCTTCACCACATACCTTCTGCCACTGGCAACTACTctcaaaaataaag CTGACGAGCTTAGTCAGGCAGGGCGAAACCTTGAGTCTAAGGTGTACATGACTCTGCATCTACAG ATCTGGTCCATGCTGCCAGGGTTCTGTACGCAGCCCACTGATCTGGCCACCTCTTTTAAAGGCATTGCTCGGGTGCTCGGCATGGTTATCAGTGACCGACCTGACCTGAGGCTCACTGTCTGCCATGCTATACGGACACTGATCAACAAGAGTAGTAAGAAGG AGGAGGATCATGCAGAAGTTGCCCGCTTTGCAAAAAATTTCCTGCCCATCTTGTTCAACGTTTATACCCAACAGCCTGCTGTAGTGGACAGTGCTGCACTGAGGATGCCTGTTCTGGACACCATTAAGGTGTACCTGACGATCACTGACCAGGAG atGGTTTGTACATTTCTGCAGAAAGCCACCGAGAAACTTTGCAGTCTGGAGAGCTCGGGCTTCACAAG GCTGGCGGTGATGGACCTGATAATGGCGATGGCTCCGTGTGTGGATGAGTCCACAATGACTAAAACCTTCGAGCTCGTTAAGCCCTATCTGGCG agcAAGGAATCTGGATTGCAGAAGAAGGCCTACCGTATCCTGGAGGAGATGTGCGGAGGGGAGAGGGAGCCGTGTCGTCAGTTTGTCCTCACAAACCTGGAGGAGCTGAAGCAGACGCTGCTCGGCTCTCTGAAGAGTGCTTCCTCTCCAGCCAAGAGG CCAAGACTTAAGTGCTTGATCCATATTGTGAAACATCTGAGTCCTGAACATACTGGATTCATCACAGCTGTTCTCCCAGAG GTTATGATCTGCACCAATGAGGTGGCTGTAGGTGCTCGGCGAAATGCATATACCCTCCTGGTGGAGATCGGCCGTGCATTCATACGCTTCTGTGGCAGCCAGAAAG AGGCAGTACTTCAATACCTGGAACTGATCTATGCAGGATTCACTGGATCGGTAACAATGATCAGCTGCACTGTCCTGGCTCTGACTCGGCTTGTTTATGAGTTTAAag ATTCCTTGGAGCGCTCAGTTATTGAACCGTTGCTTCGGAATGTGTGTCTCCTGCTCAGCTCCAGAACACGAGAGGTGGTGAAGACAGCCCTCAGctttattaaagttattttatttataatggaTGTTAAAATGCTGGCGTCCCACATGCCTCTATTG ATGGAGGGAATTGGAAACATTAAAGAAGACATGAGGCGGCATTTCCGGACAAAACTAAAGAATATTTTCACCAAATTCATCCGCAAGTTTGG GTTTGAGTTGGTGAAAAACATGCTTCCAGAGGAGTACCATAAAGTGCTGGTTAATATCCGCAAGGTAGAAGCCAGGAACAAACAGAGGAAAATCTTGAAGCATGATGCTGATTCCGAGTCGGAGAATGAGGAGGATATGTCAAAACCCAAAGGGGACAG TATTGAAGACATCCTGGCTGATtctgaggatgaggatgaggaagAGAAGAAGGGACGGGGAAGGAAGAAGCAGCCTGGACAGAAGGGAAGGGCGTGGCTAAAGGAGGGAGAGGGTGATGAGCCGCTGAATTTCCTGGATCCCATGGTTTCCCAGAGGGTTCTTG CCACAAATCCAGATGTAAAGAAGAACACAAAGGTCCGTCATGATTTCAAGTTGACTTCGGATGGGCGTTTGATTATCCGCGAGGAAGCAGATGACGACGAGAAATCTAAAG GTGCAAAGGAGGAAATGGAAGACATACTGGAGGAAGCTGGTGTTAAGAGT agaAATCAGAAAAGAAAATTCAAAGAGGGCAACTTGGATGAGGACATGGAGATGGACCCACAATTTCAGTATAAAG ccGGGGGCTCTGGGATTCATCGACCGTTGTCTAAAAAAGGAGACTCTGGTGGACAGTACAAGGCAAAG AGTGGTAAAGGTGACATAAAGAAGAAAGGTCAACATGATCCATATGCCTACATCCCACTGAAAAAGGCTCAGCTGAACCGAAG gaAAAAAGCAAAACTGCAAGGTCAGTTCAAAGGGTTGGTTAGAGGAGCACAAAAAGGGGCTCGGACTGGAAGGAAAAtgcagaggaagaggaggaatgTGTAA
- the LOC121325997 gene encoding ubiquitin domain-containing protein 1-like, giving the protein MGGCVGRERGDTQGSARSSSRNPRKRGGRNEPLKKDKPKWKSDYPMTEGQLRSKRDEFWDTAPAFEGRKEIWDALKAAAIAIECNDQELAQAIVDGASITVPHGSLTECYDELGNRYQLPVYCLATPVNLITEHSEEETTDALEPQGGSKRDFQLKVRLSTGKDVRLGASMTDTIGQLKKQLQVQDNIDPAQQRWFFSGKLLTDKTRLQETKIQKDFVIQVIVNQMAAPK; this is encoded by the exons ATGGGAGGCTGTGTCGGGAGAGAGCGTGGGGACACGCAGGGGTCGGCTAGGAGCAGCTCCAGGAACCCACGAAAGCGCGGAG GTCGAAATGAACCTCTAAAGAAGGACAAGCCCAAGTGGAAGAGTGATTACCCGATGACCGAGGGGCAGCTGCGAAGCAAGCGGGATGAATTCTGGGACACTGCTCCAGCATTTGAGGGGCGCAAAGAGATCTGGGATGCCCTAAAGGCAGCCGCAATTGCCATTGAGTGCAACGACCAAGAGTTGGCGCAGGCAATTGTTGATGGAGCCAGCATCACTGTTCCACATG GCTCCCTGACTGAGTGCTATGATGAGCTCGGTAATCGTTATCAGCTGCCAGTCTACTGCCTTGCTACACCAGTGAACCTGATCACAGAGCACAGCGAGGAGGAGACAACTGATGCCCTGGAGCCACAGGGCGGCTCCAAGCGGGATTTCCAGCTGAAGGTACGACTCTCAACAGGCAAGGACGTGCGCCTCGGTGCCAGCATGACGGACACCATCGGCCAGCTGAAGAAACAGCTCCAGGTTCAGGATAATATCGACCCAGCCCAGCAGCGCTGGTTCTTCTCTGGAAAGCTGCTTACTGACAAAACCCGGCTGCAGGAAACCAAAATCCAAAAAGACTTTGTGATCCAAGTTATAGTGAACCAGATGGCTGCCCCCAAGTGA